tcacagAAATGTTAAAATCTGAATACCCCAGCTCAACCAAACACCATCGTTTCAATCATTCtgctttagcaatgattgacagatgatgtcactagcagaatcttggtttcgaagaattttttctttgagttttttttgtgggggggggggggcatccaagtaatctgaagaaaaaaatagtacaTGGTCATGTGTATTAGATATATTCTAAAACATGTCTCGTATTTACATACAGGAAAATaagtcaacatgcattattTGCATTGCATCCTAGGTCAAGAATTTAAACGGTTAAAGCACAGTGACCAGATTCACCAATCctacaccaccccccccccacactcacacacactcacacacacacacacacacacacaaacacaagtgTGAAAATAAACCGTTTTGGGACTGGTTTACTGGCAGGgtgacattattttgtgcaAAGTTATCTTGGTGGTTAGGTAATTCGCATAACTTTTGTGTACGTTTCTTCAGCCCTCTGAATTTCATAGTGCTCAGTCAGCAAAAGttagatatttttttaatgtgtccaTCACGCTGTATCACAGTTTCTCCGACACATATATTTCCCCCTCTGTACAGTACCCTGCAAAGACACAGGCAAATTCAGCTGTTCGATTTATCCGTTTATTTATCCATCTCTGTGAAGATATACTCGTATGTGTGTATTTACAGATTCGAAAAGATATACGCGTAACATTTAAAAACGCGATATATATCCCATGGAATACATTAACGTCACACCGTATACGGTGTTAATTAATGTAATATACATCGGTTATTACTATAAAAAGGCCTATTTATCTATTACATGTATTGTCTTATTGAGGTATTATGTACATAtctaataatgaaattaattatgATAATCACAGTAATAGTATGTAGGCTACTTGTACATATGCGTGTACATGAACAAGTATATTATGTGTTTGCTATAATTGGCTTTTCGTTAATTTTTGTAGCATAATAAATATAACTTTACAGGAAATGAATCGAACAAAAATGAAGTGGTGATTTATTTAATTCAAGGAGGTGCAAAAGCTGGAGTTATGTATTGCTGGAAaagaaatgagaatgaaataaatgaattgaattgaattgaattgaattgaattgaattgaattgaattgagttccAATTTACTGGCTACACTCATTCAAGCAGAACATTTTTCCAGGGATGCACAAAATAATTCCACAGGTACCATTCTGTCTGAAGGTCGGGGTTTGATGACTCCGTCTTTCTTAGCAATCTGAAGATtacaatctgaagattcattttgaactccACCATAACATCTGGTACATTTTGCTCGTTAATTTagtaaattaaatgaaattttgcgtaatgataaaacatatcgtcgctggggtgataaGGCCTtatatctgcaattttggtgaaaatgagttttttggattaatggtcaaataatgggttaagtgatgtcctgtccaaatcccaactgtcttactccaaaaatgaagccaccacggcatgtcaaaggaaagccgggctatcccattcgccacagtgctttggccgccatgttttttggctctcctgaacatttgacattttgtagatacgaggtcttatcgccccagcgacgatataacAATCccgtcccaaaaaaaaaaaaaaaaaaaaaaaaaatacacgcaAATGTGTCAGTCAGAGCTGTATGttttgaaagtgtttgaaactgTACCGATTAATTCCAataaataaaactgatatggctTAATCGTCTAGTTCTTTACAGATTGATATGTCAGATTAGTTCAATCTAATTCACATATTCCCGTGTATGTaccattacatgtatgtatcttaTACATCATATCAGGGAGATGGCCCCCTCCCTAATTATAATACATGCGTCTTTTAAAAGTAGGGATGAGAAAAGTAATCACACAGCGAATGAAAAAGACATATTCCTTAGAGAGTGGCTGgtcattatgcaatgagacatgaatcAGTTGTCTTCTTATCTATATgaggcagatccagtttggtGCATACTTCAAAAACTTtttagtggcggcatcaaacctgGGATCAAAGAGGAATTATAactgttgtgactccatctctgaaagggacattccagacgattttcataatttcacatcatgtagtacataattcGATAGCTCCACGTATAGATTTTTAGAATTTAATTTGGTCCTTGAGCTgtgaaaccaatactctgacaAACAttgaacaaattacactgaacaatgtcAGAAGGCTCAAATTAATAcgtcagaaatgtagcagtgttaaattccattacaataccgcttgcttaacaagtccacctgtgtagaatctgtGCATGCCTTCTGCTTTTGTTATGCTTCTTTGAGGCCCAACCCATgtattcttatggtgaggctgccacgtcatcatccttgttcattgtaatttgttataaattttgaaaacatccttattccttatcccaatcactacaaattctgacactctgtactcagtataactaatttatagttgttcaaatgaaaaggctgaaaatcatccggaggtcccctttattGAACCTCTGTGGTTTATGCAGGAGCGATTTCTTTAAGTGATTGCATCTGCAAGCGTACAAGATCCTGCATGTAGCCAACGGCTGATGAAATTCACCAGGGTTTGTCGTACACAAGATCACACCGGCATGATGAAACAATATTTCATAAACTCCGATTAATGTAAACCAGATCCCGAGTTTCTTCACTCGTATACAAGTTGTATTTCATAATGAAGTGCAATGTGAAACTTTTTCTTGGCCTCCTCGTATTTcgcctcgaaaaaaaaaagagagcggCGCCGAGCAAGGCCTATGGAGGAATGTTAGACATCCCAAACttaatgtttgcatgcattacGAACATTCACGAAGAGTTGCCTCCATCATCTTCACAATAGAAGCGTCGCCTCCTATTACCAAGTGTAAAGTCTGGTACTAGCCCATATGCACTCTTGACtttgtttctatctctctttcggAACTGGTGGtattttgtcgttgttgttgttgctgctgctgctgttgatgttgttttcattttggttATGACAAATAGTTCAGGGGAGTCGGAAAGTGCCCCGCGTCATTATTCTACTAGAAGGATGATCTTGCCGCTGGCGCCTTTGCGGTTCTCCACGTGCAGATGACTCTCGCTTACCTCCTCCAGCTTAAATTTTGTCCCGACGTATGGCTTCAGCCATCCTTCGTCGACACCACGGTAGATGATTTCATTCATGCGTTTCCTTGTCTCCTGCgggacaataatgatgatgataatgataatagtgataataataataatgataatgatgataataataataataataataataataataataataataataataataataataataataataataataacaataataaggagctttagattttgacgcgcggacgtttgagacgacgagtgcgctggacgttctcctctcccctgcgtcgcgttgaaaagtagctttagattacgctgggacgcaacgtataaaaataaaatggcggcccgtatgatcggtgcatgaagtagttctctacgttgcaaactgtgcggacgtaaaaacagcccagtacgcgtagtgaaaaactcaggtgacgcaagctaaaaaatagatcgacttgacgggcgcttctgcgcatgctcagaaaatgtttttttttttttttttttgtttgtttgtttgtttgtttgtttgtttcatctgaacgtccgcgcgtcaaaatctaaagctccctaagaATGATAGTAATACTAATGATGGTAAAAACAAACGTCTAAAGTTCGAATGCAATTCCACCCGATAATCAAGCATTGGCTGTTGATAGggtaaaatcatttttttttcgatctttcATCAAAACCAGAATTAAATTAGACAGTTTATGGGATTTCAACGTTTCACGTGCATGCATGTTTTCACCAAATTTATGCAGTACACATTTGCATTGCCATAATGGTCCCAACAATGTAAGCAAACTCGAAAAGGAGGTGTTATATAGGTGTCCAATATCGTTTCTTCACAGTTCTCGCTATGCTAAGGTGTGAACAAGACGGATTCAGGAGCCATCTTATTCGTCTTGacttaaaatcaaaatgaaagggGAAAATGTAGTGAAAATTTGTATACAGATCAACGAAGAAGCAAGCTGACAACATCATTAAGTTCAGAAGTTGCATTTTGCGGTTGCTACAGGTGTCCCattttcgtgaaaatttcacaaCTGAAAAGTTCTGTGAAACGTTTTATAAGTCTCTTATTTTGTCGCTTTGAGTGCGTATAGCAAAGTGTAGGATTTAGAGAAGATTTGAGAGATTTGAGTTTCTTTGTAATGTAAATGTAGATCGCAAGGTTTGACCAGTTTAGATAATTATGTACAAGGGCTATGAtcatacagtatgtccaaaaaaaaaaaaatacaatcggatttttgcattgataacacccaatatgattaaaccgtctataatgctacttcagggtcttaaatataacatcttagctctattttgcagaaaaccccattcagtttggttaagcggtcacagagaaatgtggatctttgtaaagcatgtcatgagtctgattcttccaagtttagcacttggatgctcttggaactgcacagaacttggagggaagggattcctgacatgctctacaaaaatgctcatttctctttgaccactgaagcaaatcggatggggttttctgtaagagacgtgggtaataagttatagtttcataccctgaaattgtatctggattgattcactatttttaaagttatcattgcggagggtcccggagtatttttttttatttttttattttttggaggggggggggggcatacggtACGTTTGTATTAGTCCTGTACTGTTTCCTTCACTTGAAAAATTCCCCTCTGGGTCGACGTGTGCACGAGAGTGATAACAGTGGTCACATGTTCAGTACCTTCTCCCCCGGATGTCAGGTTCTATTTCTTGGTATAGGCACCTATGGCAATCATAAACTTCGACTTGTTCGTAATAGCTCACCCTTATAATGTATCCATACTTGGGGATGCCATCATAAAATTCGATGGTATACCATTGAAAATGGATGCTATCATATAACACGTAAACAAAGTGTGCAGTTTGGCTCCTGTCACGCAATGCACGTCGTTGTTAGCACAAAACGcaagatatgaaataaaaaggcaTAAAGTAATTCAATTCACTATACCCGgcaatattatacagatattgccTTTTAAGAGATGTAGATTACTAGTAATTGGCATCCCCACGGAAGTTATATTTTCCCCAAGAGATAATAATTCAATGgcatctggaaaaaaaaaaatgtctttccgCTGGCAAGCGTTATATTACATGAAGAGGCACTAGCACGTACTATAATTCATGATTTTACATAGAtattcatcatttcattctgGTCCTGTCGGCAGCCGGTAAATTTTGGAATTATATGACCTGACGTGACGTCACAACAGACAATATAACAATTCTGATCCTTGCTGCACTAGTCACGCGACTATATATCAATCACCGAACAGTATTACTGTAGACCATTTGATATAATCAAAAGCTATTAAACGATAACTAAGACATTGgcagtcggggggggggggggtggaaaggggctTCTAGTTAGCCTGAGTATAGGCCTAGTAGTtaaaaaagaagacaattttAATACACTCGGAAACATTTTGTAAGGGAAATATGAATACCTCCTTATTCATATTGACTCAAAACTCATTGGTATAAAATAGCATATTGTGTTTATTAGATTTGAATTTATTCGTATGATCATGTCAGATGCATCAGCGACTTTGAGATGGTATGTGTATGTGAGATTATTTTGTTAGGTTTTAATGTCTTAATTCATATTTGTAATTTACATGGGTATATTCTATGTTATctttgttttgtgaaattcttctCAAGTCTGAAATAGAAAAAacttcttattattattgttatcattattatcattattatacgaAATATCTAAGACGGATACAGAGCAGTTAATATCTAATTGGAattgaacgaaaaaaaaaacgaaaaaaaaagtcgcagGATTTTGTGGTTTCACTGTGTACATCAATACAGTAATATAGCTTACAATCGCATTTGCAGTGATATCTCCTCGCAGTATCAACCTATCATAGCGTACAGATATAGGCCTGCGTGAAAATAATCATTACCATCACTTTTGTTGTTGGCATTTCTAACGttgttttgtgtaaaaaaaaaaaaaaaaaaaaaaaaaaaaaaaaaaaagatggggaggggggggggggggggtgtccgcAGCCCCCGTTGTCGATAAGAAAAGAAACTTACCGCATCGCAGAAGAAAAGAGCGCACCCCATCACAGTTGTCTCCTTGTACACCAAATTCTGCGGCGTGCATAGAGTCTGCCCGCGTTTTCCCAGAACCTGCACTCAGAGAAGAAAAGCATAAAAAAAGATAGTTATTGGGCAAGATGAACCCTACTTATACGTTTGGGAAATATATACTTCAGTCTCTgttacaaaaagaaagatatatttcCACACATGTCACATAGTCATTCATCGTAAGACATAAAGTTAAGTCTTGTAGGCCCTTCTATTTAAATTCCACTGATtgtatacaaaaatattttttgaccTTTGGAATTAAATATTTTATGGTAACCCGACCCGCTGATATTGCCATGAAAGGGCAAAGACAACAATACTAAGAACAGATTAAGTcgcaaaagaaaagataaaatgtTTGGTTTCGTTTGCAGACTACTACAGTAGTTCAATCAGGGGAAACTTTCGCCAAAGGTATTATATTGCATAAGTACACAAGTCTGGCGTATGAACCCGCACTACAATAAAAGTGaataaacaatgacattttGTCAGTAGAAGTTATATTGACACACAATGTAAATGATCGCTAATAGATATCTCCAATCCACCGGAAGAGTTTTGAGAActtacactctaaaaacatccgggtcagaactgacccggaaaagggtccgttggggtcacactcCGTTCcaggtcaaaaatgacttgtaATTTGGTCATGCAGACCCGGAATGGGATCACCCTGACCAAATTCATGactcttaaaggtaggggataccttttaaagacctcccaaaatgcagcaaaacattaaatatgaacctcaggggacttgtttaggccactgctgagaaatttggaagtcaacagttatctacaatttgaataatgcacaaaactcacctattcagtagttctgtgtgtcagccacacttaagcctttttattgcagtcttctgtattttttatctatatacacaaatctaaaagtataagagctgatgtaatagcatatagagtgtgtggcaagaatgtatatagaaatgtttgtaagttttgatgaactttcttcacaaaatatacatgatggacacacatgcggtgcatgggtctgcaaaggtagcctaataatgtactggaatttacggtgagccccgaaaaaattcaattcaaaatctaacggtcaataaaaatgtactaaatgttaccttccactttcaatactttatgggagtttctaaaatgatactctcttcaacataccaccgtatttatacaactcttcatttaaggcatgcaaataggattccctacctttaatgggatcatatctgaccccattccttgtcatttctgacccggaacggagTGTGGCCCCAACAGGCCTTCTTCCGGGTCAGACTGACCCggatgtttttagagtgtacatCCACACGTACCACGATACGGCCCATCCTAGCCGCCAGCTCCATGTCCAGCTCGAAATTCACGTCAACGTTCGTCTCGATGATGACGTCCACACCCTTAGGTCCAAACGTGTCCTGGAGAAGAGAGAATGATATagagacaggcagacagacagacatgcagTCATGCAGACAGAGCAGGAAAATGTTTTAGATACAGTACAAACAACTTTAACCAAATTCCAACTGTGTAAAatgctattattttttttttcagtgtgaaAGAGGTTAATCtgaagattattttcttttatatatacatatatcatataaattcaTGTCAAAAAGACATTAGGTGAAGATCCGTATGCAAGGGAGATTTGCGGGGCCGTAGTGACGTCATCATCTGGTCTAACTTGTACTGGTGATAATAACAAATAGTCCTATCAATGCTTTTGAGGAAAACTGAAAATCTTTATTCTGTGATTTTCTAAGTTTTTGTAGTGTCTAAATCCGATACGATGGAGTTTGCGACTTTTCTGCACAGCCGCTTTATGCTTCCAAGTCAACCTGGAACGCGAGGTGAATTGTCACCTGCACCAAGTTAGTGTTAAAATGTCGCAGACTTTTGAATTAATGAAACTCTTTACCCGGAGTTGCTGTTTGAAGGTAAGACTTTTGTAATCAAGCACGACATCGGCGCCCATCTCCTTCACGAGCTTCCGTCCTTTCTCGCTGCCAGCGGACCCGACTACCTTCGACGCGCCGAGACCGCGGGCCAGCTGCACAGCGGCCAAGCCGAACTGTAAAGGGGCAGTAAATATTAATgagttggggaggggggggggggggaggggtgatgaGGGAGGGAGGAAAAGGGAGAGCAGCCTTTTATTAGAAGACAATGTCAGTGAAAGGAACTAGTAATACGGATATTGCTACCTGTTGAAACACGGCAAGGCGTCTTTGTCAAAATAAGAAGCCATAAACTATTTCTGTCATGATGAAGAAGGTTTTTTACATATTTATCTTGGCGTATTTGCCGGACTCCAGCCTTCTCGCTAAACGCAGGCGTCATACCGTCCcgaaattgagcaaagatggacaCAACGTATAAAAAGGAAATATTGAAATCTGGCTCCGATCGTATAAACATTGGAGGCGgcatcttaaaggggatggctatagtaactgatcagtgggaatgctggggatgattgttccaattcttgttggattcatttaagagtacattatatatctattattgtgtgaaaattatttgcttcagaatggtctcatattcaagtaatgtgcagtttaatcgccccgtcactgtacaggcattcTAACCAGGAAACATTAAACTGAAcaatacttgaatatgagaccattctgaagtaaataattttcacacaacaacagatatataatgtactcttaaatgaatcccacaagaattggaacaatcatcccccagcattcccactgatttccactgatcagttactagccgcATTCCCTTTAAGCCATCATGGTACGACCGCCGCGACGGGTGAGTTACTCAGGCTCCAGCAGGAGCTTCCTGAGCCTTGACAAAATCTTCGTGTTGGCATCGTTCTCCTTCAAGTTTATCTTCTTTTAAATATAAGCATTCACATATTCATGTATCCTTCGTGTGTGGTTCGGGTGCCATCGTGTGACATTGTGTAGGTATGCATCGTACCTGCTTTGGCTGTTGATTGGCTTTTAACCATCAGCTGAACATGTCCGGGCcaatttaaaggcataatttaccatttgcagatgaaacaaaaacccaacactAGTGCtttaaaaatagttctaaaatgtgagttagggatagaaacaaccactgtaaaaattttaatccatataatcgat
The Diadema setosum chromosome 21, eeDiaSeto1, whole genome shotgun sequence DNA segment above includes these coding regions:
- the LOC140244774 gene encoding quinone oxidoreductase-like gives rise to the protein MAGRTMRAVVIEELGSAQTMKVNPSAQVPLPGANQVLIKMKAVGINELDLRIRATGWRWYTPPFTLGIDGAGVIDSVGEGVTSLAPGDRVYVFQPITGTYAEYCLADESRVFKLHDKLTFEEGAVMPNPYMCGIRALTRANFKKGETVLVQGASGGFGLAAVQLARGLGASKVVGSAGSEKGRKLVKEMGADVVLDYKSLTFKQQLRDTFGPKGVDVIIETNVDVNFELDMELAARMGRIVVLGKRGQTLCTPQNLVYKETTVMGCALFFCDAETRKRMNEIIYRGVDEGWLKPYVGTKFKLEEVSESHLHVENRKGASGKIILLVE